A genomic segment from Candidatus Viadribacter manganicus encodes:
- a CDS encoding hemerythrin domain-containing protein, with protein sequence MAATQSHPRTTTRTEPAPGPDALKMLKAEHREVDAWFKEFEKTTNGSRKHKLAKQICTALRLHTQIEEEIFYPACREVGLEPDMMDEADVEHDAAKKLIKEIEGGKPGDDHWSAKVKVLGEMIRHHVKEEEGLGGIFAKARRSDLDLDDLGARMKARKEALIKQMKKRN encoded by the coding sequence ATGGCCGCCACCCAATCTCATCCACGCACCACGACACGCACCGAGCCCGCGCCAGGGCCCGACGCGCTTAAAATGCTGAAGGCCGAACATCGCGAGGTCGACGCTTGGTTCAAAGAGTTCGAAAAGACGACCAACGGGTCGCGCAAACACAAGCTCGCGAAACAAATATGCACGGCGCTTCGCCTGCACACCCAAATCGAAGAAGAGATTTTCTATCCCGCTTGCCGGGAAGTTGGGCTTGAGCCCGACATGATGGACGAGGCCGACGTCGAGCACGACGCCGCAAAAAAGCTGATCAAGGAAATCGAGGGCGGCAAACCCGGTGACGATCACTGGAGCGCAAAAGTCAAAGTGCTCGGCGAGATGATCCGGCATCACGTCAAGGAAGAAGAAGGCCTCGGCGGCATCTTCGCCAAGGCGCGGCGTTCCGATCTCGATCTAGATGATCTCGGCGCACGCATGAAGGCGCGCAAGGAAGCGCTGATCAAGCAGATGAAAAAGCGGAACTAG
- a CDS encoding S41 family peptidase: MWSRRAVLLGASGAALTLAARAAPLGDASSDVAILRDAYESLHPGLYRYNTPREMAARFDALSRAWSRPQSRAEAYLSLSRFLTTIKCGHTYANFYNQSEDVQAELFDAQRLLPFQFVWIDGRMVVLTNQSSDPRLARGAEILSIDGHSTPSILRTLMAYARADGNNSAKRRALLEVRGFDRYETFDVFYGLIYRPGASVRLRVRAPSAARAETLEVATIDLATRRALIIAEPEENGPVWTLSYPRTQTALLTMPNWALYNSSWDWRGFLDQSFAEIAARNITKLIVDIRGNEGGNDCGDLVAARLIDAPIAREGNARRTRYRQTPDRLNQYLDTWDRSFRNWGDDAVPREDGFFDLRGETEADQIEPLGPRFRGGVDVLIDSQNSSATFQFASCIKGNRLGRLVGAPTGGNQRGINGGAFFFLRLPASGLEADVPLIGRFPLSPKPDAGIVPDIEIALTREDIASGHDAALEFALR; encoded by the coding sequence ATGTGGTCGCGGAGAGCCGTTTTGCTGGGGGCTTCAGGCGCGGCTTTGACGCTGGCGGCTCGGGCGGCGCCTTTGGGCGATGCGTCCAGCGACGTCGCAATTTTGCGTGACGCCTACGAAAGTTTGCATCCGGGCCTTTATCGCTACAATACGCCGCGCGAGATGGCGGCGCGCTTTGATGCACTTTCGCGCGCCTGGTCTCGGCCACAATCGCGCGCCGAGGCCTACCTCTCGCTGTCGCGTTTTCTGACGACCATCAAGTGCGGACATACCTACGCGAACTTCTACAACCAATCAGAAGACGTGCAGGCCGAACTTTTCGACGCGCAACGGCTGCTCCCCTTCCAGTTCGTCTGGATCGACGGGCGCATGGTGGTGCTCACCAATCAATCCAGCGATCCGCGGCTCGCGCGGGGCGCCGAAATCCTAAGCATCGACGGCCACTCAACGCCGAGCATCTTGCGCACGCTGATGGCCTATGCCCGCGCGGACGGAAACAACAGCGCCAAACGGCGGGCGTTGCTCGAAGTACGCGGCTTTGATCGCTATGAGACGTTCGATGTTTTCTACGGCCTGATCTATCGGCCGGGCGCTTCAGTGCGCTTGCGTGTTCGTGCGCCAAGCGCAGCGCGCGCCGAAACCCTTGAGGTCGCCACCATCGACCTCGCAACGCGCCGCGCACTCATCATCGCCGAACCCGAAGAGAACGGGCCGGTCTGGACGTTGAGCTACCCACGCACACAAACGGCTTTGCTGACCATGCCCAATTGGGCGCTCTATAATTCAAGCTGGGATTGGCGCGGGTTTCTGGATCAGAGCTTCGCAGAGATCGCGGCGCGAAACATCACCAAGCTCATCGTCGACATTCGCGGCAACGAAGGTGGCAACGATTGTGGCGATCTCGTTGCAGCCCGTCTGATCGACGCGCCGATCGCCCGCGAAGGCAATGCGCGCCGCACGCGCTATCGGCAAACGCCAGATCGGCTGAACCAATATCTCGACACCTGGGATCGCTCCTTCCGCAATTGGGGAGACGATGCTGTGCCGCGCGAGGATGGCTTCTTCGATCTGCGCGGCGAAACCGAAGCCGATCAAATCGAACCGCTCGGCCCGCGCTTTCGCGGCGGCGTCGATGTCCTCATCGACTCGCAAAACTCCTCGGCAACCTTCCAGTTCGCCAGCTGCATCAAAGGCAATCGGCTTGGCCGCTTGGTTGGCGCGCCGACCGGCGGCAATCAGCGCGGCATCAATGGCGGGGCATTCTTCTTCCTGCGCCTGCCCGCTTCAGGCCTGGAAGCCGACGTGCCGTTGATTGGCCGCTTCCCGCTTTCACCAAAGCCGGACGCGGGGATCGTGCCCGATATCGAGATAGCGTTAACGCGCGAGGACATTGCGAGCGGTCATGACGCTGCGCTGGAATTTGCACTGCGCTAG
- a CDS encoding MliC family protein → MRAAAILSVLVLLGACQTPCPAPETGPVTTSFRCEDGSLLNVTFTRNPDSARIAQEGYIVVDLPARVSGSGYRYNNNGAEFRGRANSARWTRPGAAETACSEVTE, encoded by the coding sequence ATGCGTGCAGCCGCCATCCTATCCGTGCTGGTCCTCCTCGGCGCCTGTCAGACGCCATGCCCAGCGCCCGAAACGGGGCCGGTCACCACGTCGTTTCGGTGTGAGGATGGTTCGCTGCTCAATGTGACATTCACGCGAAATCCCGATTCCGCGCGCATCGCTCAAGAAGGCTACATCGTCGTTGACTTGCCGGCGCGGGTGAGCGGCTCGGGCTATCGCTACAACAATAACGGCGCCGAATTCCGCGGCCGCGCCAACTCTGCGCGTTGGACGCGGCCGGGAGCTGCGGAAACCGCCTGCAGCGAAGTCACCGAGTGA